The following are from one region of the Aspergillus chevalieri M1 DNA, chromosome 1, nearly complete sequence genome:
- the gmtA gene encoding GDP-mannose transporter (COG:G;~EggNog:ENOG410PGF5;~InterPro:IPR038736;~TransMembrane:9 (o48-66i73-91o111-132i153-181o201-220i236-254o274-296i303-323o329-348i);~go_function: GO:0005458 - GDP-mannose transmembrane transporter activity [Evidence IEA]), with the protein MAEEKKSDNYTIEMDKLDQGSSRTFEAPPPPQPRAAAPAATNNPILPVLAYCGSSILMTVMNKYVLSGTNFNLNFFLLCVQSLVCISAIQGCKTAGLINYRDFNSDEARKWFPITLLLIGMIYTGSKALQFLSIPVYTIFKNLTIILIAYGEVLWFGGSVTGLTLFSFGLMVFSSIIAAWADIRHALESSGDATGKISTLNAGYIWMLINCLCTSSYVLGMRKRIKLTNFKDFDTMFYNNFLSIPVLIVLSIFTEDWSSTNIERNFPAAERNSIIFAMILSGASTVFISYTSAWCVRVTSSTTYSMVGALNKLPIALSGLIFFDAPVTFPSVSAIFVGFVSGIVYAVAKIKQNAKPKTGTLPTSNLVSASSQSMRDSLRS; encoded by the exons ATGGccgaagaaaagaagtcCGATAACTATACGATCGAAATGGACAAGCTGGATCAGGGAAGCAGTCGCACCTTCGAGGCACCCCCCCCGCCTCAGCCGCGAGCTGCCGCTCCAGCTGCCACGAACAATCCGATCCTGCCGGTGCTGGCTTACTGCGGATCTTCGATTTTGATGACAGTTATGAACAAATATGTCTTGTCTGGTACCAACTTTAACCTCAATTTCTTCTTGCTTTGTGTGCAG TCCCTCGTGTGTATTTCTGCGATTCAGGGGTGTAAGACCGCTGGTCTTATTAACTACCGTGATTTCAACAGTGACGAGGCAAGGAAGT GGTTCCCGATCACTCTGCTTCTGATCGGTATGATCTACACCGGCTCCAAGGCGCTCCAGTTCCTCTCGATTCCCGTCTACACCATCTTCAAGAACTTGACCATCATCCTTATCGCGTACGGAGAAGTGCTGTGGTTTGGTGGCTCCGTTACTGGCTTGACACTCTTCTCCTTTGGCCTGATGGTATTCAGTTCGATCATCGCCGCGTGGGCCGATATCAGACATGCGCTTGAGAGCAGCGGAGATGCTACTGGCAAGATCTCTACTTTGAACGCTGGATACATCTGGATGTTGATCAACTGTCTTTGCACTTCTTCCTACGTCCTCGGAATGCGCAAGCGCATCAAGTTGACCAACTTCAAGGACTTTGACA CTATGTTCTACAACAACTTCCTGTCGATCCCCGTCCTAATCgttctctccatcttcaccGAAGACTGGTCGTCCACTAACATTGAGCGCAACTTCCCCGCTGCCGAGCGCAACAGCATCATCTTCGCCATGATCCTCTCGGGTGCCTCGACCGTCTTCATCTCCTACACCTCCGCCTGGTGTGTCCGTGTGACCTCGTCCACAACCTACTCCATGGTGGGAGCGCTGAACAAGCTCCCCATTGCGCTTTCCGGATTGATCTTTTTTGATGCCCCCGTGACGTTCCCCAGTGTGTCGGCTATCTTCGTAGGCTTCGTCAGTGGTATCGTCTACGCCGTTGCCAAGATCAAGCAGAACGCTAAGCCTAAGACTGGTACTCTGCCGACTTCGAACCTGGTCAGTGCTAGCAGTCAGAGCATGAGGGATTCGCTGCGGTCATAA
- a CDS encoding 25S rRNA (uracil2634-N3)-methyltransferase (BUSCO:EOG09263W48;~COG:S;~EggNog:ENOG410PMQX;~InterPro:IPR019446;~PFAM:PF10354): protein MPKAKKARIAAAQGDGGDAKRKANDNKKSKMNTFPRLSTNANNNNNTKKNNNNNGNLQKNQRPTVPFGRNDRVLLIGEGDFSFARSLVVQHRCRNVLATCYDSEDELRGKYPQVEETIQEIQNAFLKKDKKRKTDGDENGEHGGQPRTSDEKDDANDEQDDKQKDTEKPQTKSKNNPKVLFSVDARKLGHASAGGGKDVRIGFPRPQQRKRPTWLEARRAAHNAKKKNDTGSKGEGGPWDIICFNFPHVGGLSTDVNRQVRFNQELLVAFFKTCVPLLSRPVYDHDVGDNDDEFEDEDNWGESSDDPDGSDGDGSGKEKSKPRAEPGQILVTLFEGEPYTLWNIKDLARHAGLKVVTSFRFPWASYQGYSHARTLGHIEGKQGGRGGWRGENRDARMYVFELKDDHATSQSKTNAGATKKKRSRNESDSDDSD from the exons ATGCCTAAGGCAAAGAAAGCACGAATTGCAGCCGCACAAGGTGACGGTGGTGATgcgaaaagaaaagccaaCGACAACAAGAAGTCCAAGATGAACACATTTCCTCGACTATCGACGAATGCcaataacaataataataccaAGAAAAATAACAACAATAACGGTAATCTACAAAAGAACCAGAGACCAACTGTCCCGTTTGGGAGGAATGATCGAGTTTTGTTAATTGGGGAGG GCGACTTCTCATTTGCTCGTTCACTCGTCGTCCAGCACCGGTGTCGCAATGTACTTGCGACGTGCTATGATTCTGAAGATGAGCTGCGCGGGAAGTATCCCCAGGTAGAGGAGACTATCCAGGAAATCCAGAATGCTTTTCTGAAGAAAgacaagaagcgcaagacaGATGGTGATGAAAATGGTGAACATGGTGGTCAGCCAAGGACATCAGACGAGAAAGATGATGCAAATGACGAGCAAGACGACAAGCAAAAAGACACAGAAAAACCGCAAAccaaaagcaaaaacaacccCAAAGTCCTCTTCTCAGTCGACGCCCGAAAACTCGGCCACGCCtctgctggaggaggaaaagacGTCAGAATAGGTTTCCCACGACCACAGCAGCGCAAACGCCCTACGTGGTTGGAGGCTCGTCGTGCTGCCCATAACGctaagaaaaagaatgacACCGGGAGCAAAGGCGAAGGGGGACCGTGGGATATCATCTGTTTCAACTTCCCGCATGTGGGTGGGTTATCGACGGATGTGAACCGGCAGGTGCGGTTTAATCAGGAATTGCTTGTTGCGTTTTTCAAGACTTGTGTGCCGCTTTTGTCGAGGCCGGTTTATGATCATGATGTGggtgataatgatgatgaattcgaagatgaagataaTTGGGGGGAGTCGAGTGATGACCCTGATGGATCTGATGGGGACGGTAgtggaaaggaaaagagcaAACCCCGGGCAGAACCGGGACAAATATTGGTTACTCTATTCGAAGGGGAACCATATACCCTATGGAACATCAAGGATCTTGCTCGACACGCTGGTCTGAAGGTGGTCACCAGCTTCAGATTTCCCTGGGCTTCATACCAAGGTTACTCGCATGCGCGGACTCTGGGACACATTGAAGGGAAACAGGGTGGACGGGGTGGATGGAGAGGCgaaaatagagatgctaggATGTATGTCTTTGAGCTTAAAGACGACCACGCAACGTCTCAGTCCAAGACAAATGCTGGCGCaacaaagaagaagaggtcaAGAAACGAATCGGACAGCGATGATAGTGATTAG
- the cbf5 gene encoding pseudouridine synthase CBF5 (BUSCO:EOG0926273Q;~COG:J;~EggNog:ENOG410PFV3;~InterPro:IPR012960,IPR020103,IPR032819,IPR004802, IPR002501,IPR015947,IPR004521,IPR002478;~PFAM:PF16198,PF08068,PF01509,PF01472;~go_function: GO:0003723 - RNA binding [Evidence IEA];~go_function: GO:0009982 - pseudouridine synthase activity [Evidence IEA];~go_process: GO:0001522 - pseudouridine synthesis [Evidence IEA];~go_process: GO:0006396 - RNA processing [Evidence IEA];~go_process: GO:0009451 - RNA modification [Evidence IEA]) — protein sequence MANTVAKEEVDYTIKPEAGSSNINTADWPLLLKNYDKLLVRTGHFTPIPAGCSPLKRDLKSYVNSGVINLDKPSNPSSHEVVAWMKRILRAEKTGHSGTLDPKVTGCLIVCVDRATRLVKSQQGAGKEYVCVIRLHDKIPGGEAQFRRALETLTGALFQRPPLISAVKRQLRIRTIHESKLFEFDNDRHLGVFWVSCEAGTYIRTLCVHLGLLLGVGAHMQELRRVRSGAMDENNGMVTLHDVMDAQWLYDNQRDESYLRRVIRPLESLLTTYKRIVVKDSAVNAVCYGAKLMIPGLLRFEAGIDAHEEVVLMTTKGEAIAIGISQMSTVELSTCDHGVVAKVKRCIMERDLYPRRWGLGPVALEKKKLKSSGKLDKYGRANEATPAQWKSDYKDYSVAEEESSAQPQVSTQPAAEPAPKDEPAEEPSSPNKMEVDDDKDDEKKRKRHEGETPEERAERKRKKKEKKEKKERRKSKQQEDSDSD from the exons ATGGCAAACACAGTGGCTAAGGAAGAGGTGGACTACACCATCAAGCCGGAGGCCGGCTCCAGCAACATCAACACGGCAGACTGGCCTCTTCTGCTCAAGAACTACGATAAGC TTCTTGTTAGAACCGGTCACTTCACCCCGATTCCTGCCGGTTGCTCGCCTCTCAAGCGTGACTTGAAGTCCTATGTCAATTCTGGTGTGATTAACCTGGACAAACCTTCCAACCCATCCAGTCATGAAGTTGTCGCATGGATGAAGAGAATCTTGAG GGCCGAAAAGACCGGTCACAGTGGTACACTCGACCCGAAGGTCACTGGATGCTTGATCGTTTGCGTCGACCGTGCGACCCGTTTGGTCAAGTCGCAACAAGGTGCCGGGAAGGAATATGTTTGCGTTATCCGTCTCCACGACAAGATCCCCGGTGGCGAGGCCCAGTTCAGACGCGCTTTGGAAACCTTGACTGGTGCTCTCTTCCAGCGACCGCCTCTTATCTCGGCCGTCAAGCGCCAGCTTCGTATCAGAACCATCCACGAGAGCAAGCTTTTCGAGTTCGACAATGACAGACACCTTGGTGTTTTCTGGGTCAGCTGCGAGGCAGGAACTTACATTCGTACTCTGTGTGTTCACCTcggtcttcttcttggcgTTGGTGCGCACATGCAGGAGCTCCGTCGTGTGCGCAGTGGAGCTATGGACGAGAACAACGGCATGGTCACTCTGCACGATGTTATGGATGCGCAGTGGCTGTATGACAACCAGCGCGACGAATCGTATCTCCGCAGGGTCATCCGTCCGCTTGAGAGTCTTCTCACGACCTACAAGCGTATTGTCGTCAAGGACAGCGCTGTCAACGCTGTCTGCTACGGTGCAAAGCTCATGATTCCTGGTCTCCTCCGTTTCG AGGCTGGCATTGATGCCCACGAGGAGGTTGTCCTTATGACTACCAAGGGTGAAGCTATTGCCATTGGTATCTCCCAGATGTCGACCGTCGAGCTGTCCACCTGCGATCACGGTGTTGTTGCCAAGGTCAAGCGTTGTATCATGGAGCGTGACCTCTACCCCCGCAGATGGGGTTTGGGCCCTGTGGCcttggaaaagaagaagctcaAGTCTTCTGGCAAGTTGGAC AAATATGGCCGAGCCAACGAGGCCACTCCCGCCCAATGGAAGAGCGACTACAAGGATTACAGCGTGGCTGAGGAAGAATCCTCTGCCCAGCCTCAAGTTTCCACCCAGCCTGCCGCTGAACCCGCGCCGAAGGACGAGCCGGCGGAAGAGCCATCTTCCCCGAACAAGATGGAAGTCGATGACGACAAGGATGAtgagaagaagcgcaagagaCACGAAGGAGAAACCCCTGAGGAGCGAGCGGAGCGCaagcgcaagaagaaggaaaagaaggagaagaaggagcgGAGAAAGTCCAAGCAGCAGGAGGATAGTGACAGCGACTAA
- a CDS encoding uncharacterized protein (COG:S;~EggNog:ENOG410PPP7;~InterPro:IPR007599;~PFAM:PF04511;~TransMembrane:4 (o14-35i56-75o95-128i140-163o)) — protein sequence MDQFWSAPPVTRTITAFTFVQSLLVYGGLHNPYYVPYFTRLVFKFPPEIWRLGSSFLLTGSKLDFIFDLYFMFTYGSALETNSPRLNGPGDFFTYLFFVATVILLTAGCYLEGGIFTSALILAFVYTYAQHNKGIKTRFYFFEIPVEFLPWAMLVITMVRLGWPAALLESMGIVAAHMYEFLTRIYPAFGGGKNYIMTPGFIRRFFIKSSREGYRAYGTAYRPTGQTPASPASEVRRGWTSSSQNSWGGRGPGRRLGGG from the exons ATGGACCAGTTCTGGTCTGCTCCACCTGTCACTAG GACCATAACTGCATTTACTTTTGTCCAGTCACTTCTAGTATATGGTGGCCTACACAATCCTTATTATGTTCCATATTTTACCAGACTTGTGTTCAAGTTTCCGCCGGAAATTTGGCGGCTAGGGTCGTCATTTCTACTGACCGGCTCCAAGCTCGATTTTATCTTTGATCTTTACTTCA TGTTTACCTATGGCAGCGCCTTGGAGACGAACTCGCCGCGGCTCAACGGCCCTGGTGACTTCTTCACCTATCTGTTCTTCGTAGCTACAGTCATTTTG CTCACCGCAGGCTGCTACTTGGAAGGTGGAATTTTTACCTCCG CATTAATCCTGGCCTTCGTTTACACATATGCCCAGCATAACAAGGGTATCAAAACCAGGTTCTATTTCTTCGAGATACCCGTCGAGTTTCTCCCTTGGGCCATGCTTGTGATTACCATGGTCCGTTTGGGTTGGCCTGCCGCGCTACTAGAGAGTATGGGAATCGTCGCTGCCCACATGTACGAATTCCTTACGCGTATCTACCCTGCATTTGGCGGCGGCAAAAACTACATTATGACCCCAGGCTTCATTAGGAGGTTTTTCATCAAATCGTCGCGTGAAGGGTATCGAGCCTATGGAACAGCCTACCGACCAACAGGACAAACTCCGGCATCCCCAGCGTCTGAAGTTCGGAGAGGTTGGACCTCATCCTCTCAGAACTCCTGGGGTGGAAGGGGGCCGGGGAGGAGATTGGGCGGTGGTTAA
- a CDS encoding uncharacterized protein (COG:S;~EggNog:ENOG410PP7B;~InterPro:IPR029069) has protein sequence MKRDALQCLRLRQGVTAASSRSCSSLSERLNRELTTRKLPLFYDYLYPQPSHLLNLTLTDLFPNQQPFALESRTLPSIETTRHMAPGHHLVYFPPQVTLSQVLPDGTDILHSPGAPFNRRLWAGGKVRFPTLSGPLLDGSRAVCLETIRGVTVKGLEGEEKIVVSIERRMGVVKEREEEHKIRERIWTENEEENGQASVIETRNLIFMREKTQEQLEKEKKNFEENKRNIKCALRFDSCYGNRMILTLLLLSKAPSDAEFCQKIRPNKSLLFRFSALTFNAHLIHLDKTYTQQIEGYRNLLVHGPLTLTLLLTAMQGHLQSRHFIKDIEYRNLAPLYVDEELTVCGKPKIGRRTGAWDVWIEGSQGGLAVRGTVQTGAV, from the coding sequence ATGAAAAGGGATGCATTGCAATGCTTGCGCTTGAGACAAGGAGTCACAGCAGCCTCATCGCGCTCATGCTCCTCACTCTCTGAACGCCTAAACCGGGAATTGACAACACGGAAGCTTCCTCTATTCTATGATTACCTATATCCCCAGCCGTCTCATTTACTAAATCTGACATTAACTGATCTGTTCCCAAATCAACAGCCATTTGCGCTGGAGAGCAGGACTCTTCCCTCAATTGAGACCACGCGTCATATGGCACCAGGCCATCACTTGGTCTATTTTCCTCCTCAAGTTACACTTTCCCAGGTACTACCTGATGGTACTGATATCTTACATAGCCCCGGAGCCCCATTCAACAGGCGTCTATGGGCGGGCGGGAAAGTAAGGTTTCCGACGCTGAGTGGCCCGCTTCTAGATGGCAGTAGAGCTGTATGCCTGGAAACGATTCGTGGCGTGACGGTCAAAGGCCTagaaggagaggagaagATTGTGGTCAGCATCGAAAGGAGGATGGGCGTCGTGAAAGAACGGGAGGAGGAGCACAAAATAAGAGAGAGAATATGGACAGAGAACGAGGAAGAAAACGGACAGGCCTCGGTCATTGAGACTCGGAATTTGATCTTTATGCGTGAAAAGACTCAGGAACAGctcgaaaaagaaaaaaagaatttTGAGGAAAATAAGAGGAACATTAAATGTGCGCTTCGCTTCGATTCGTGTTATGGGAATAGGATGATACTGACTCTCCTGCTTCTGTCCAAAGCTCCCTCAGATGCCGAATTTTGTCAAAAAATAAGACCAAACAAGTCCTTGCTCTTTCGGTTTTCGGCTCTCACATTTAATGCCCATTTGATTCATCTCGACAAAACTTACACCCAACAAATCGAAGGTTACCGGAACCTTCTTGTACATGGTCCTTTGACTCTGACCTTGCTGCTTACGGCCATGCAAGGGCATCTACAATCCCGGCATTTCATAAAGGATATTGAATATAGAAACTTGGCTCCACTTTACGTTGACGAGGAGTTGACAGTCTGCGGTAAGCCGAAGATTGGCAGAAGGACTGGTGCATGGGACGTGTGGATTGAAGGTTCTCAAGGAGGTCTTGCCGTGCGAGGCACCGTGCAAACAGGAGCTGTATAG
- the PHA2 gene encoding prephenate dehydratase PHA2 (COG:E;~EggNog:ENOG410PJU6;~InterPro:IPR001086,IPR002912,IPR008242;~PFAM:PF00800,PF01842;~go_function: GO:0004106 - chorismate mutase activity [Evidence IEA];~go_function: GO:0004664 - prephenate dehydratase activity [Evidence IEA];~go_process: GO:0009094 - L-phenylalanine biosynthetic process [Evidence IEA]) — translation MEPFKVSFLGPKASFSHQAAVEAFGASAQLTPCLSFADAFAAVQQGQLDYAIIPVENSSNGSVVQTLDLLADRNEIYGDVEVCAEHYLTVHHCFMVRKGVSSNYSSITKLYTHPQAWGQCEAFLSKNFKGVERQDVSSTSKAAEIVSKETTERSGAIASRFAAEYHGVDVLEENIEDRADNTTRFLILRNVHSERSTRLNFGPTSTALKTLILFTVNHDSPGALADALSVFKDHGLNLTSINTRPSQRRAWQYVFFVECARVPTPQNQEAVTRVLQSLPQVTESCKYLGTWKDEF, via the exons ATGGAGCCCTTTAAGGTCTCATTTCTGGGCCCGAAAGCGTCCTTCTCCCACCAG GCCGCTGTAGAGGCATTTGGAGCTTCGGCGCAATTGACTCCGTGCTTGTCGTTTGCAGACGCCTTCGCGGCAGTCCAACAAGGACAGTTGGACTATGCAATAATCCCTGTCGAAAACTCGAGTAACGGATCCGTCGTGCAGACCCTCGATCTTCTAGCAGACCGAAATGAAATCTACGGCGATGTCGAAGTATGCGCGGAACATTACCTGACAGTCCATCATTGCTTCATGGTTCGAAAGGGCGTATCATCAAACTACAGCTCGATAACCAAGCTATATACACATCCGCAGGCCTGGGGGCAATGCGAAGCTTTCCTCAGCAAGAACTTCAAAGGGGTTGAGCGACAAGACGTCTCTTCAACTTCGAAAGCCGCTGAAATTGTTTCGAAGGAGACCACAGAACGCAGTGGCGCCATCGCCAGCCGCTTTGCGGCGGAGTACCATGGCGTGGATGTCCTTGAAGAGAACATTGAGGATAGAGCTGATAACACAACACGTTTCTTAATATTGAGGAATGTGCATTCGGAGCGCTCAACCCGACTGAATTTCGGGCCTACGTCGACTGCTTTGAAGACTCTGATTTTGTTCACAGTCAACCATGATTCACCCGGGGCGCTGGCAGACGCCTTGTCAGTTTTCAAAGACCATGGACTGAACTTAACGAGCATAAACACGCGTCCGAGCCAAAGGCGAGCTTGGCAATATGTGTTTTTTGTGGAGTGTGCTAGAGTTCCTACACCGCAGAACCAAGAAGCTGTCACTAGAGTTCTACAAAGCCTGCCGCAGGTGACTGAGAGTTGCAAATATCTGGGAACTTGGAAAGATGAATTCTGA
- the SUP45 gene encoding translation termination factor eRF1 (BUSCO:EOG09262CDO;~COG:J;~EggNog:ENOG410PGF4;~InterPro:IPR004403,IPR029064,IPR005142,IPR005140, IPR005141,IPR042226,IPR024049;~PFAM:PF03463,PF03465,PF18854,PF03464;~go_function: GO:0003747 - translation release factor activity [Evidence IEA];~go_process: GO:0006415 - translational termination [Evidence IEA]), with protein MSSAQAQANDAEKNIEIWKVKKLIKRLEAARGNGTSMISLIIPPKDQVSRAAKMLAEEFGTASNIKSRVNRLSVLSAITSTQQRLKLYNKVPPNGLVVYCGEIITSEGKERKINIDFEPFKPINTSLYLCDNKFHTEALSELLESDQKFGFIVMDGNGSLFGTLSGNTREVLQKLSVDLPKKHGRGGQSALRFARLREEKRHNYVRKIAELAVQNFITDNKINVAGLILAGSADFKNDLNQSDLFDGRLQSKVVKVVDVSYGGENGFNQAIELSSETLSNVKFVQEKKLIGKYFEEISQDTGKICYGIDDTLKALELGAVEVLIVYENLDLTRWVLKDASGSEVTIHTNKYQEENQRELFMDKETGQEMEVVDQGPFLEWLAEAYKDFGATLEFVSDRSSEGNQFVKGFGGIGGLLRYKVNFEQLADYDDEDEFYDGMLSIMKKLLRSICLLIRILGVD; from the exons ATGAGCtcggctcaggctcaggcgaACGACGCGGAGAAGAACATTGAAATCTGGAAGGTCAAGAAGCTCATCAAGCGTCTTGAAGCCGCCAGAGGAAATGGAACCTCAATGATTTCGCTGATTATCC CCCCCAAGGATCAAGTGTCCCGGGCGGCAAAGATGCTGGCTGAAGAGTTT GGTACTGCTTCCAACATCAAATCGCGTGTGAACCGTCTTTCTGTGCTTTCGGCCATTACGTCCACACAGCAGCGTCTCAAGCTTTACAACAAGGTCCCTCCGAACGGCTTGGTCGTCTACTGTGGTGAAATCATTACATCCGAAGGAAAAGAACGTAAAATTAACATTGATTTCGAACCATTCAAGCCCATCAACACTTCGCTCTATCTTTGTGACAACAAATTCCACACCGAAGCTCTGAGTGAGCTGCTCGAGTCGGACCAGAAGTTCGGTTTCATCGTCATGGACGGAAATGGTTCTCTCTTCGGTACCCTCAGTGGAAACACCAGAGAAGTGCTCCAGAAGTTGAGCGTCGACCTTCCCAAGAAGCACGGTCGTGGTGGTCAGTCTGCGCTCCGTTTCGCTCGTCTTCGCGAGGAAAAGCGTCACAACTACGTGCGGAAGATTGCCGAATTGGCTGTTCAGAACTTCATCACCGATAATAAGATCAACGTGGCAGGCTTGATTTTGGCTGGTTCTGCCGATTTTAAGAATGACTTGAACCAGTCCGATTTGTTCGATGGGCGGTTGCAGTCTAAGGTTGTCAAGGTTGTCGACGTCTCTTATGGAGGTGAAAACGGGTTCAACCAGGCTATCGAACTTTCTTCCGAGACTCTGAGCAACGTCAAGTTCGTTCAGGAAAAGAAACTCATTGGCAAATATTTCGAAGAAATCAGTCAAGATACTGGAAAGATCTGTTATGGTATCGATGATACTCTCAAGGCCCTGGAGCTTGGTGCTGTGGAAGTTCTCATCGTTTATGAGAACCTGGACTTGACCCGATGGGTTTTGAAGGATGCGAGCGGCTCTGAGGTCACCATTCACACCAACAAGTATCAAGAGGAGAACCAACGGGAACTGTTTATGGACAAAGAAACCGGCCAAGAGATGGAGGTCGTCGATCAAGGTCCGTTCCTTGAGTGGCTTGCCGAGGCCTACAAAGACTTCGGTGCTACTCTGGAGTTTGTTTCCGACCGGTCCAGTGAAGGCAACCAGTTCGTCAAGGGATTCGGTGGTATCGGTGGCCTTTTGCGATACAAGGTCAACTTTGAACAACTTGCCGACtatgacgacgaggatgagttCTATGACGGTATGCTTTCAATCATGAAAAAACTGTTAAGATCTATATGTTTGCTAATCCGTATCCTCGGTGTAGATTGA